From the Bubalus kerabau isolate K-KA32 ecotype Philippines breed swamp buffalo chromosome 2, PCC_UOA_SB_1v2, whole genome shotgun sequence genome, one window contains:
- the GPR160 gene encoding probable G-protein coupled receptor 160 — MSALNSENCSFQYQLHQTHQLLDGNCLLFLIILGKILLNILTLGMKRKNTHQNFLEYFCISLAFTDLLLLVNVSIISYFRDFVLLGIRFTKYHICLFIQIISFTYGFLHYPVFLITCIDYYLNFSKATKLPFKCQKVCYFFTIILIWISVLTYVLGDPAIYQSLKAQNVYSHQCPFYTGAQSYWLSFSMVTILFMGFITSWSEVITLVQALRITSYMNETILYFPFSSHSYTVNSKKTLLPKLIICFLGTWLPFVLLQVIILLFEVQIPAYIEMNIPWLYFVNSFLIATMFWFNCHKLNFRDMALPVDPFVNWKCCFIPLILHNFEQIENPISVIIC, encoded by the coding sequence ATGAGTGCTCTTAATTCAGAGAACTGCTCTTTTCAGTACCAGCTGCATCAAACACATCAGCTTCTAGATGGTAACTGTCTGTTATTCTTGATTATACTTGGGAAAATACTGTTAAATATCCTCACATtaggaatgaaaaggaaaaacaccCATCAaaattttttggaatatttttgCATTTCACTAGCATTTACTGATCTTCTGCTTTTGGTGAATGTTTCCATTATATCTTATTTCAGGGATTTTGTGCTTTTAGGCATTAGGTTTACTAAATACCACATCTGCCtatttattcaaattatttcttttacttacGGTTTTTTGCATTATCCAGTTTTCCTGATAACTTGTATAGATTATTACCTGAATTTCTCTAAAGCCACCAAGCTTCCATTTAAGTGTCAAAAAGTATGTTATTTctttacaattattttaatttggatttcTGTCCTTACTTATGTTTTGGGAGATCCAGCTATCTACCAAAGCCTGAAGGCACAGAATGTTTATTCTCATCAATGTCCTTTCTACACTGGTGCTCAGAGTTACTGGCTGTCATTTTCCATGGTGACAATTTTATTTATGGGTTTTATAACCTCTTGGTCAGAAGTCATTACCTTGGTACAGGCTCTTAGGATAACTTCCTACATGAATGAGACTATCCTGtattttcccttttcatcacACTCTTATACTGTGAACTCTAAAAAAACACTCTTGCCCAAgttgattatctgttttcttGGTACCTGGTTACCATTTGTACTACTTCAAGTAATTATCCTTTTATTTGAAGTACAGATTCCAGCTTACATTGAAATGAACATTCCATGGTTGTACTTTGTCAATAGTTTTCTCATTGCTACAATGTTTTGGTTTAATTGTCACAAACTTAATTTTAGAGACATGGCATTACCTGTGGATCCATTTGTCAACTGGAAATGCTGCTTCATTCCACTTATACTTCATAATTTTGAGCAAATTGAAAACCCTATATCAGTAATAATTTGTTGA